GGCCGCTCTGCATGCGGGAGACGGAGGCCTCACTGACACCGATGACGGTGGCCAGGTGGCGACTGGTCAGCCCCAATCGTTCGGCGGCGGCGAGCGCCGCTTGGGCGATCACTGCCGCTGGATCAGGCTTGGTGCGGAGCGTGGTACGCGCTTGCATGAATGAAAGAATATAGGCCGATTCTTGCACATGCAAGCGTGCACCGCCCATTTTCCCCGCACGAAGGCAAGCAGGTCGCGAGCTCGGCGGCGCCGATCGGCACCACGGTCGGCGAGTACCCCACGCCCTTCAATCCTGCACCGACGGAGGAGCAAGCCGTTCTACGAGGATGGAGTGCCAGCCTGCCGTGGGAGCCCACGCACCGTGCGAGGCTGTATGTTTTTTGGTGTACGCCGATGCCCGACGACAGGTGGCACTCAATTTCACAGTGATCGACTATGTACCATGTATTGATGATTCCCCTCGCGTCATTGGTTGGCGCTGCGCTCGCGCTGAACGAGCAGACCGCGACGTCTCCGCTGCGGCCCTGTCGCGATGTGGTGGTCGCGGTGTTCGATACCACGGTGACGTGGCCCAGCGCCGACTCGCTCGTGCAATTTCAGATCGGACGCCCGGGACCGGAGTATCCCGCCGACCTCCGGTCGGCACGTAACGGCCGTGTGGTCGCGAGATTCGTCGTCGATACAAATGGCCGAGTGGTGAAGGGGAGTGCCATGATCGTCTCGGAGTCGCACCGCGGCTTCGGTCGATCTGTCTGCCAGTTTCTGGCGCAAGCCCAATTGAAGTCGCCGGTGGTCAATGGTCGAAAGCTGACCGTCGAAGTGTCAGCAGCGCCATTCACGTTTCAATACGGCAGCCGTGACTAGGGAGGCGCTGCGGACGATGTTCGCAACTCGAGCGGCTGCATCCGTGCCTGAGATCGACGCGGCCGATACAGACTCTCGGGACAGCAACGGATCCAAACCGTTCCTGCCTGACACGGATACGAACCGATAGTAACGGCTACGAACGGATTCGTTCTGTGTCGACGACGGAGTCTCGGCGGTTGCGCACGTTTCAATCTTCGAAATGCCCAGCGGTGGAGCCGCCGAGCTTGTCGCGCAACGACGATGATCGGTTGTTATCTGTTCATGTCAGTTCGTATCCGTGTCAGGCAGGAGCTGTGTGTTTCCGCTCTGATCCGCAGCCCGACAACGCATCGCGTGAACTCTTACGCCGCCGGTTGCGCTGCCAGCCACGTTACGTAGCTCGCGATACCGGTGGCTACGTCCGCGAAGCGGTGATCGCAGCCGGTGCTGCGCAGTTGCGTGAGATCCGCCTGCGTGAAGCACTGATACTTGCCTTTCAGCGCCTCGGGGAACGCGATGTATTCGAGCAGGCCCTGCGCGATCAGGTCGTTGATGGGGAGCGCGGCTTCACCGCGCAGCGCGCGCACGGCGTTCACGGTGGACACGGCGACGTCGTTGAAAGGCTGTGCGCGGCCGGTGCCGAGGTTGAAGATGCCACGCTGGTCGGGATGTTCGAGGAACCAGAGGTTGACCGCGACCACGTCGTTCACGAAGACGAAGTCGCGTGACTGTTCGCCGGGCGCATAGCCGCCGTATTCGCCGAACAGGCGGACCTTGCCGGTGTCACGGAACTGATTGAAGTGGTGGAATGCTACCGACGCCATGCGGGCTTTGTGCTGCTCGCGCGGTCCGTACACGTTGAAGTAGCGAAAGCCCACCACCTGAGAGGTGGCTGATGGCAGCATACGGCGCACGACGTTGTCGAACAGCAGCTTGGAGTACCCGTACACGTTGAGCGGCTGCTCGAACTCGGGCTCCTCGCGGAACGAGGCGCTGCCGCCATACGTTGCCGCTGACGAGGCATACAGCAGTCGCGTGCCTTGAAGCTGGCAGGCGTCGAGCAGGTCCTTCGAGTTGCGATAGTTGTTGTCGAGCATGAAGCGGCCATTGTGCTCCATGGTGTCGGAGCAGGCGCCGTCATGGAACACCGCATCGACCTTGCCGAATTCGCCGCGCGCGAAACGGTGGTAGAAGTCGGACTTGTCGAAGTAATCGCTGATCTGTGCGCCGTTCAGGTTCCGGTACTTCTGGCCGTCGGTGAGATCGTCGACGGCGATCACATCATCGATGCCGATGGCGTTCAGTCCATGCACGATGTTGCTGCCGACCATGCCGGCGGCGCCTGTGACGACAACTTTCATCTTGACGGAAATCCTTCACGAAGTGGACCCGGAACGGCTGGTTTGCTGGGGTTGAAGTATGGGCAACGTCGCGTGGCCACGCGACTCACGGTTCCAAACGCGTGTGATCGCGACGGCCGAACCGCTTCCGTAAATAGGCACCCGGTCCTCGCGCCAGAAGCAGGGAGCCGGTCGCGGCGGCGGTACCGGCCACGGTCATGATGCCCAGAAACATCACGGGCGCCCCGATCGCCATCGCGATCGCGCCGAGCGCCAGGCCGGCCACTGCCCCCATGGCGGCGAAGGTCGGCAACGAGAGTTCGTCGAAGCGCTGACGCCGCGCCGCGATCATGAGCACGACGGCGAAGATCACACCGCCGATGAAGCCGGGGATGGCCAGCGTCTGCGGCCACATGTCCACTTTGGATGCCATTGCGAGCCCGCCGGGGAGCACGTTGTCGAGCAATTCGATCAGACCGCCGACTCCTATCCCGCCGACGGCCCAAAGCACGCCCATGCCGAGCGTGGCGCGCACACGTTTCAGCCAGATCGGCATTAGACGGACCTCAGGAGAGGAGTCATTCGGCGAGCGCGATCAGATCCTTCGCCTGCCCGTCGGTGAGCCACAGATCATCGACGACCCGGCCGGCCTCGAGCTCTCGACTTCCTTTGGCGCGACGCGCCAGCCACAGCGATCCCGCGGCCGACGCGGCGCTCAGCGTCGTGAGCGGCACGACGAGGATGCTGGTGAGCGCCCAGAACTCGTGTGCGAGATCGGCGCCGGTGGCGGATCCGGACAGCACCGCCGACGCCGGGATCATGGTCAGCAACAGGCCGCCCACGGCGCCCCAGCCGGCAAAGCGACGCACCGAGAGCTCGTCAAAGCGTCGTCGATGCTCGCCGATTCC
This region of Gemmatimonas groenlandica genomic DNA includes:
- a CDS encoding TonB family protein, with product MIPLASLVGAALALNEQTATSPLRPCRDVVVAVFDTTVTWPSADSLVQFQIGRPGPEYPADLRSARNGRVVARFVVDTNGRVVKGSAMIVSESHRGFGRSVCQFLAQAQLKSPVVNGRKLTVEVSAAPFTFQYGSRD
- the rfaD gene encoding ADP-glyceromanno-heptose 6-epimerase — encoded protein: MKVVVTGAAGMVGSNIVHGLNAIGIDDVIAVDDLTDGQKYRNLNGAQISDYFDKSDFYHRFARGEFGKVDAVFHDGACSDTMEHNGRFMLDNNYRNSKDLLDACQLQGTRLLYASSAATYGGSASFREEPEFEQPLNVYGYSKLLFDNVVRRMLPSATSQVVGFRYFNVYGPREQHKARMASVAFHHFNQFRDTGKVRLFGEYGGYAPGEQSRDFVFVNDVVAVNLWFLEHPDQRGIFNLGTGRAQPFNDVAVSTVNAVRALRGEAALPINDLIAQGLLEYIAFPEALKGKYQCFTQADLTQLRSTGCDHRFADVATGIASYVTWLAAQPAA